The genomic window TTCCTTTTAAGGGTCTTGTTGTAACCATGTCCATTTGTCATGAAGCTCCCCACTATAATCTGAAAACCATCTCTAAATAAATTTCGATTTGAAGAATATGAATGCATCATAAAATCATGGAGAATAGAGGGACCAAGAATGTGTTAAGAAGATTATCAATCTTATTACTAAAGCCCCATTTGGATAAAAgacttaattaagcgcttatgaagcacagacactcctTAGAGTAGCCTTTTTCTGTGTCGgacatgtgtcggtgtcggacaccgacacgacaccgacacttatgattacacttaattatgtcattttttcaaattattatcggtgtcgacgtgtcataTCCGGTGTCCGTGTATGTGCTTCATAGCTTATAGCATATGCACTTATCATAAAGATTATGGAAACaagttgaaaacagcttatgaacatgCCATAAACTGTATTCTTAAGTCAACTTTTGTTTGTGTTTATCCAATTCTAACTTCCAAACTCACTACACTAGTTGCAACTTGAAATTATCACCTCGTTGCCACTTGCAGTCAAATTCTATCAGTAAGAATGAACTGAGAATTAATCATACCGAAGTATTATGCAATTGTAAGAAAATATCATACTTGGATGGGGCCAGCAGCTGTAAGAAGACCAGCAACAGCGCCTCCGATCACTCGACCATCAGGACCAGCTAGTGAGACACTCAATCCACCCTCTCGAGTTTTCATGCCACTATTGTCAGAAACCGTGTATGATCCAGACAAAGATAAAATCTCAAATCGACCCTGAAAGTAAACAGCACACTAAAATGTTCAagcattaaataaataaatcaattacAATAATAGCATGTATATGAAAAGAGGTATCCTTTATTACTGGAAAAATGCAAAAACAGCAGATAATCACATGACATTGACCACAGAAACAATCTTCAAAAAAAGTATACAGTGATAATTGTTTCCAGATAAATAATGCATACCATAAATGGTTCACAATAACAACAACGTGTACTAAATCTATAAGAATGTCCATATGCATTTTTTTCTCTGTTACAAGACATAGAAGACTTTACTTTTTCTCTGTTACAAGACATAGAAGACTTTACTTGATGAAGCTTGTAAGTTATaatcttttagttttttaatacATGAGTGGCAATTTCTCTAGCTAGTGGACAATGTCTCAGGGAAGCTTTACCATTGCTTTTTGGAAGTAACTTATATCAACCTAATCCCTCacattataaatatttcaaaaagagccttgaatttgcaaaatttaatcaaatttgTCCTGCATTAGTATTTGTAAGACTAGAATGACATTAAGTTGGTAATATCGTGAATCAATTTGAAACTAAGTGAATAATGTCATGGATGCATTTGATAACAGATTCAGACAAAGGAACGAACTTGATTAAGATTTTGCAATTTCATGATcattttagaatatttttttggtgTTAACCCTCTGGTTACCAGGGGAAGGGGCCCTGGTAATCCAAAGTTCGGCCGCgaagtaagtaaagtctggccaagaattATTCCCACTagaaatcgaactcgggttctcccgaacaatTCGTCCTAAGAgtagctcattaaccacttgagctcaTGCCTTGGTTGATGATTTTAGAATATTGATAATGTGAGGGAATCAAGTTGATATTTATCCACAATTTCAAGCACCAAGGTTAAGTATTTACTTCAACTTCCCCATTATTAGAGTTAGATCTCATATACTTTAACTAATCTCATGATGGAATAAACATTATTGAGCTAATCAATAAGAAAGAAACTTTGTCCAACTCTTCAAGTAGAGACAAACATAGATTAGATCATCTGACATATATGGGCCATATCCATATTCTATACTAAGCAGAAAACATAAATAGATAATCCATAAGATTGTTCAATGGATAAATAGAGATGTTAGATTCAAAAGAACAATACCTCATAAGTCAAAATGTCACCACCAGAAGAACCAAGTTGACGTAATGCAACTTTAGAGATAGCACCATTGGCAGAAAGAATGCATATTCCTCCTCTTGGACTCTTCTGTGCAAATGACAAGATCTTTCCACCAACATCCTACAAAGTGACAAAAATAACatctttatataatataacTTTACCAAATCATATAGAtctgttaaaaaaattcaagaaatttATACATTACATCATAAAAAGGAATGCAAAAACTTGATTATGTAAGACCAATAATATTACCTCTCCTGTATAAACTGTGACTACATGTGGTGTAAAATCCACAGCAGCTGTGCTTGCAAACACTTCACCTTCAAATATTACAACACAGAAAAATACTCAACAAGATAccaattttcaaaatcaaaaattAGAAACCCAAAATAATCATTTCAGAAAAAGAACACATTTTtataatcttatttaaaaataaaaaaaatacatacatacatacatacaaaaAGGTAAAGTTCAGATTcgtgaccaaaaaaaaaagtaaagtttctAACTTTCTCACCGACCTTGAACCCTAACTTACTATTTAGCCattacaagaagaaaaaaaactaatataaaaggtaaaaacaaaattagggctaaaaaattcaattagaaTTAGAACAGAGATTTAAACCTAATAAAtcaaaagatgaaaaatcaaaacacaacCCATCAAACATTTTGAATAAAAGTTCAACACTTTAAGATTCCAttgtcaagaaatagaagaaataaaaaatgggtttttttttttttaattacaatactaaccaaaagaagaaaggaTTTGGTAATTTCCAAACCCAGTTGGTTTACCACGACCCTTTTTTGAGGAAAAATCATTTGTGGACAAAGTGAATCCTGGTGGTGGTGATGTTGGAGCAGTTAATGTTGGTGGTTTTTCTTTCTTGTAACTTGGATTTAGGTTTCCATCTGCATCATATTTTCTTGGTCTACctcttttctttttaccaaacaaatctAAACTTCCTCCACCACTGTTGTTTCCTGTTGGTGttactgttgttgttgttgttggtacTGTTGATGTTACTGGAGGAACCATTGGTGTTGTTCCAGTAGTAGTAACAACAGTGTTGACAAGACTTGTGTTCATGTTCATGTTCATTAGTTGAGGAAATGGGTTTGAAACTAATTGTTGAGTTGACTCTGTAGAAGaaacattgttgttgttgttgtggatAGTTTCTTGTTCCATGGTGATGAAAAAGGGTATGAAGAGTTTTGTTTTGTtcgtgtgtttgtgtttgtttctAGAAATGGGAAGTTTAGAAGGTGGGGAAAGTGAAGGGTGAAGTATGATTTGAACAAAGAAGAGTATTCAAATGGCGCCACACATAGAAGGAGTAAGTAGTACAAGTAGTAGGGGAGAGggtagtgtagcctttttctctttttaaccTTTTGTAGGTAgaaatatcaaattatcaaattattactactaataataaaatatgttaGTAATTGCcttaaaaactaattaatcaGTAAAATGATCACTTAaagaaccaaaccaaactgattaataaatatgtttttaagggactattcagacctttttttttaagggactaatgtgaaaccaaaaatgtctttaaggatcattttactaattaagccaaaaaaattaatatgttactaattttttattttattttattagtaatCTTAtaccaatatattttttaggtaGTCTAATGGTTAGAAGTATATAAGATGTCTtgaccaagaaaaaaaaagtatataagaTGTAACGTCCTACCATCTGATTTAAGTTTATGaagataattttatatttatattttatcatatctttctattatgttttcttttacAAGATATCttactattatttaatttttgagaTACTTTTCAAATACATAAAATGAGGCGGTTGGAGTACTCTCTGGTCTTATACTCTCTCCGTTCATTTTTAAAAGAAACATAATTcattcgtcccaaaatataagagttactttgactaaatgatacaattcatttatcttgttttgaccatacttttttaataatatacagatataaatattaacatataagatattgtttgatttgttttgatgtgtattttcaaaatatcaagtttttataatctttactaatagaaaattaaatatattagtgatcaaaattatgcGTTAGCATACGTGCATTATTCAAATTAGCTCTTATATTTTTGGACGGAGTAAATCATCGAAACCAAGAAAATATGTTGgaaatacaaatttttatttaatactattattaatttaaatttattttatgaatatcTCTGTATTAATTACTTTCAATTTCATTGACTTATTTATTCTTAATATTCTATCTCttaataaatcaataaatcaTCAAAACCAAGAAAATACTATTGgaaatacaaatttttatttaatactattattaatttaaatttatttcatgaaTATCTCTgtattaattacttttaatttCATTGACTTATTTATTCATAATATTCTATCTCTTAATAAATAatggcaaaaataaaatttaatgtcttatatatttaaaaattgattaatGTTTCTAATAAATAAGACCAAAAATttgacaagttttttttttcttacaaaaagGATCGAAAAGGAGTATTTAAGAAAGATAAAACAAAAGACTCGTCATTTAAGAAAGTTGGTTAAGTGCATTTAAGTTATGAAAAAAGAACACATCATTTTCAAGGGTCatgatcaaatgacaccaactagtttgacatcaaatattacacctctcaataactttttaaccgatataaattttataaaatccaccggtggattgaaagtttatatcatatagatcatttatgtaaaacttcagacaaattcaaaatcatttgatatgttattgagatacatcaaaattaatggtttgcgtctttttttatatgtcgttaatctttatgtgtcgcaatagcatatcaaatgattttggatttgtttgaaattttacacaaatgatctatatgatataaactttcgatACAACAGTGGAttgtataaaatttatatccGTTAAAAcatttgtaaaatttatatcggttaaaacttTCATTTGTTTTGAAAAGTGTTGAAATCATGggaatataataaataaagaaaaaaggttaaatatgtttttggtccctattattttccagaattttcattttagccCCTGAAGATTTTttccacactttttagtccctggaGTTTTTTtcgtcaatgtttttagtccatgAACACTATGATTTTTGGAAAATTCGCATGCAAGAATTTTTGGAAGCACAAGGAGAAGAAATATGGGATGTTGTTGAGAATGGTGTGTGTATTCATTCTTACAACAGTTGTTAATAATGTTGtagaaataaaagtaaaatcaTCTTGGACCGATGATGATAAGAAAAAAGTGCTCTTTGACAAGAAGACAAAGAACTTACTTCAATCAGCCCTAGAGATGGATGACAGAATGTAAAATAACAAAAGAGATATGGGATACTTTAGAAGTAACACATGAAGGCACGACAGAagtgaaaaaatcaaaattaaacacTTTATCACAAGAATATGAAATGTTTAGAATGCAACCCGGTGAAATAATACTTGATTTACAAAAGAGATTTTCACATTTGAGAAATCATTTGATGGCGCTCGGAAAAACCTTCACAGATGatgaattaaatttaaaagtCCTTAGATCATTAACAAGAGCATGTCAACCAAAAGTGACGGTCATTTCAGAAAAGAAAAGCCTATCAAAAATGTCATTGGCGGCATTGTTTGGAAAATTGCAAGAGCATGAAATGAAACTTGATCAATTGGAAAGACATGAAGGCGTGAACATAAAGTTAGATCACTTGCATTAAAAATTAAAGCAAGAGATTAtgatagtgatgatgaagagcCTCAAAGTGAAAAAGATGATGAAGATATAGAAGTACTTGTCAAGAAATTTAGAAATTtcttgaaaagagaaaaaattaagaaacttGATCAAGGAAATAAATTTAATGGTGAATCcacttcaagacaaaatttcaCATGCTTTGAATGGGGAAAACAAGGTCACATGAAAATCAGATTGTCCAACTCTTCAAAAGAAAAGTGGCCACAaaggaaagaaataatttaaacCAAAGAAAGCCTACATTGCATGGGATGACAATGAGATAAGTTCATCATCCGACTCGGAGAGCAAAGAATATGCAAATCTTGCATTAATGACATCACACCATTCCGATGATGAATATGAAGAGGTTAGTAGTAAATCTTCTTCTTATGATAATGATTTACAAAGTGCCTTTAATGAATTATACGAagaattttttaaactttttagaaaatattcaaatcaaaagaaaattattttaaaactagAAAATATGGCTAATGACACAAATGTAGAATTAGAAGAAGTCAAAAATTCTACATGTAATAAATGTCAAGATCATGAGTCTAAAATTGTTGAATTAAACCAAAGTGATAAAGAACTATGAAAAAGGTCAAATTGGTTTAGAAAATGTGTTAAGTAGTCAAAGATTCTCAAATGATAAATGTGGACTTGGGTTTTccaattttgataaattaagtacaaGTCACAATATCTTTGTTAATGCTACTTGCAATAAATTCAACAATAAGGAATCAAAGCAAGCGCATGTTGTAAATCATCATAAAAGACCTTATgatagaaataatttttatgtcaaTAAAAAGAATCATATTCTTAGACCTACTTGCTTTTATTGTAATACAAAATGTCATACTCTTAATGCTTGCTATGTAAGGAACATTGGTGTTCCTAATGGGGAGTATATATGGATGAAGAAAGGAACTAACCCAAGAGGACCCAAAGAAAAATGGGTACCTAGAAAGTATTATTAATTGTTTTGTAGGTACTTGAAGACCATACGCTAAAATTGTCATATTAAGATTGGTTTCTTCAAGATACAAGACCATATGATATGGTAGGGTTAAAGCTTCATttgactaataaaaaataaataaaaaaatgatttgagAAAGATTGACACTTTGATATCAACATTGACATCAAATCATTATGAAGAAGATAAGTatttttattgtcaaaaaaaaaaagtatttttaatatatattgtatataatttcccttattttattattctttgaattctactttttcttctttttgatgaTGTCAAAATGGGGAGAATGAGTATATAgttgtatgcttgtgttttatggttaaattttttttcaggATATTAATTTGCAAAACAAAGGGGGAGACATGCAAGATAGGGGGAGATTCATTGAGCAACAATGTCAAAAAGATGTgatttgtcatcatcaaaaagggggagattgtgaaTAAGATTTCCTTCTTGAACTTGGCTGTGTTTTTTATGATAACAAACTCacatcacaaaaaaataaagcttATGGAGGTTCAACACGAGGAAACAAGATGAAGACCAAATCTTAGgcttattaattaaaataattgtaaGTATGGTCCTTAttgatttatcattttcaataattatataactTAGAATACTcagaaattaatttaaaattattcacaAATAAGTTTCTAAGTTAATGGACTGGGCAACGGTCCAGGATAtacttagggtctgtttggtaaaaataagctataagctagctgatagctgataagctagctgatagctgaaaagctagcttatagctgatagctgaaaagctagcttattgaaattaaagtgtttggtaaaattagcttttaaagtggttattaaatataaaattacataattgatagtgggtagtttattttttagagtgggtagttattaaattaaagggtaaaaatggaataaagtgtaaaaagctctaagctataagctcaaatgctacttgaaatagcatctgaaaaaaagctataagctagtacaaaaagcttgttaccaaacacctctaattttttgaaacaagcttataagctcatataataagctataagctagcttatttgtgttaccaaacagagtcttagggtctgtttggtaaaaataagctataagctagctgatagctgataagctagctgatagctgaaaagctagcttatagctgatagctgaaaagctagcttattgaaattaaagtgtttggtaaaattagcttttaaagtggttattaaatataaaattacataattgatagtgggtagtttattttttagagtgggtagttattaaattaaagggtaaaaatggaataaagtgtaaaaagctataagctataagctcaaatgctacttgaaatagcatctgaaaaaaagctataagctagtacaaaaagcttgttaccaaacacctctaaatttttgaaacaagcttataagctcatataataagctataagctagcttatttgtgttaccaaacagagccttagcCAGACTCAATAGCGAACGACCCAATACATCAAAGCTCAATGGAAGCATCTAAAGAAGGAGCGGGAAAGACATGATGGATAAACTGCCCACTACCTACATGATCGCATGACTGGCGAAGTGGTTGACTAGGAAGAAGGCACATGATCTCCATAACTCACCATAACTCACACGATGAAAAGAAGTGAGACTGTTATCAGATAGAAAAAGATCTTGCTGAATTGCCTATAAATACCTCATGTCTAAACATCAGCAAGGGGAGGAATCTCAAGATGGCACTAAGAGAATTATTTTGTACGAAGTCTGTAAGCAATATCACTCCAATATAATACAACTCTTCCATTCTTGAGAAGAGGATCAACAATTTTCTCAATCAATTCTTGTATACATTTTCACTATCATTATCAAATAATATAAACCCCATTTGTTCTTTATCGGAACAGTTAAATATAAGAGTCCATATGAAGCaagcttttaaaattataaaaagctgttttatgaaaaatagctgCCAGCACTTTTTAAATCTGTTCGGTCGTTAACGGTTTTAAAAGGATCTGTTGTTGTTTGTAAATTGAAGACAATGCAacgtttgaattttgaaaacagaCCTTTTTACATCGTCTGTACGTAACAACCGTTTTAATATGTCCTGGACAGAATTTAAAACATTATGATTTTtaaacataactttttattataagattttttgAAGAGTTGTCTTGTTTCATGGACATTTTCTAAAAGcctctataaatatatttcttaGTCTCTATAAATACAATTGAAAAGAACTTTCACATTCTCAAAAATTCTAAGTAAAACATATCACTTTTCTTAGCCTATAATTTTCATATTCATAAAAATTTCTGAGCACTAAAATATATACTTGTTTGATAACAGTCATACATATTATTTCTTCAATACTTGTTTGTAAATTCTCATCATAGTTTTGTTGAgaattgttgtttaagatagtGGGGTGTTATCTTGTGTTGTATGAGAATTTCACCATATGGTTTGGTGAAGATTCTTGTTGTTAAAGATAGTAGGGTGTTATCTTGTGTTGTATGTTAGAAATATTGTTAGGGGGTCTTGGGGTATCATTGCTTGTAACAAAGATTCTAACATAGTGAATTCCTTCGCGGGGTGTGAAGGGAGTGGACGTACCAATAGGGGAACCACTATAATTCTCTTGTGTCCATTTTCTATTCCccttctctcttttatttttctgcatATTGTTCATACCTTCATCATaactttcaagaaaataaaGGAATACACAATATCTCTAAAACAACtgaaaaagtattaaaacaTAATTCACCCCCCTTTTAGGTTGCCCTCTTAAACTTACACATAT from Trifolium pratense cultivar HEN17-A07 linkage group LG1, ARS_RC_1.1, whole genome shotgun sequence includes these protein-coding regions:
- the LOC123904329 gene encoding AT-hook motif nuclear-localized protein 1-like encodes the protein MEQETIHNNNNNVSSTESTQQLVSNPFPQLMNMNMNTSLVNTVVTTTGTTPMVPPVTSTVPTTTTTVTPTGNNSGGGSLDLFGKKKRGRPRKYDADGNLNPSYKKEKPPTLTAPTSPPPGFTLSTNDFSSKKGRGKPTGFGNYQILSSFGEVFASTAAVDFTPHVVTVYTGEDVGGKILSFAQKSPRGGICILSANGAISKVALRQLGSSGGDILTYEGRFEILSLSGSYTVSDNSGMKTREGGLSVSLAGPDGRVIGGAVAGLLTAAGPIQIIVGSFMTNGHGYNKTLKRKYQREQTVVSPTSTGPETMTAARPISQANTHGENFMIPIMSHQLQDQIQRECASVSTDPDAANWNGSDEFSDQRTSPDINISLADE